In the Bacillota bacterium genome, ATTTGTTCTGGCTGGCCATCGCTGGGATGCTGATCTCCCTGCTGCTTGGCCTTTATGCGTTTTGGCGGCCGCGCGGTTGCCAGTGCTGTCATTTGACGTGGTCGACGACTACGCTGGTGATGGCGGTGCGGAATCAGGAAGAGATTATCGAGGGAGTGATGCGGGCGATCGCCAATTTTTATCACCAGGAGACGCCTGCTTTCGATCTGATCGTTGTTGACCGGGGCTCAACTGACCGGACCCTGGATATATTACGGCGGATCCACCGCCACTGGGAGGGTTTCACTTTGCTGACCGAGGAACAGGTGAATCCGACAGAGATTCCGCTGGGCCTGGCGCGCCGCTATGGACGGGGGCGGCGCCTCTGCTACCTGGAGCTGGACCGACCGCGCCCGGTGGAGATGGTGGTCCGGGCGGTGGAGGGTGTGCTGGGCGGTGAGGCGGAAGTGGATGAGGAGCTGGTCAAAGTTTTTTACCTGATGCGAACAAATGTTCTTGACCGGACTGAGCAGGATGTGGTAAAATAAGGGAAAGAGATGTGAAGGGGAAGGGAAGTCATAATGTTGGAGGAGCGCCTGGATAGTATTGAGCGGGTATTAGCTGAACTTGTCCGAGTCGTAGGTAGATCGAACGCGGCGATTGAGGAGAACCGGAAAGAGACGCAGGAGCTGAGGGCGGCAGTTGCCGGGGTGCAGCAGGAGACCGAAGGGCTCAAGGTGGCAGTTGCCGGGATGCAGCAGGAGACCGAAGGGCTCAAGGTGGCAGTTGCCGAAATGCGGCAGGAGACCGAAGGGCTCAAGGCGGCGGTTGCCGGGGTGCAGCAGGAGACCGAAGGGCTCAAGGTGGCAGTTGCCGA is a window encoding:
- a CDS encoding glycosyltransferase, producing the protein MHNGDLFWLAIAGMLISLLLGLYAFWRPRGCQCCHLTWSTTTLVMAVRNQEEIIEGVMRAIANFYHQETPAFDLIVVDRGSTDRTLDILRRIHRHWEGFTLLTEEQVNPTEIPLGLARRYGRGRRLCYLELDRPRPVEMVVRAVEGVLGGEAEVDEELVKVFYLMRTNVLDRTEQDVVK